One genomic segment of Acidobacteriota bacterium includes these proteins:
- a CDS encoding alpha-hydroxy-acid oxidizing protein has translation MILDSGIRRGTDIFKGARARRDRRRHQSGPQVWGLRRVPNHESGRRGRARDILRRELEMVMRRTGTTNLAKIDRSYVVDRRRGKDFQPERHRKEWTGTGGPAMRKRAATPPFPLKRPSQVGSGQRVLALVLAASFSPAAAPVPPDLEDAPPSGSGEEGVAAGLARTGARPGVALARKNRPVDLAALEQTIHVALRCKTTPAGVRGD, from the coding sequence GTGATCCTCGACAGCGGCATCCGCCGCGGAACCGACATCTTCAAAGGCGCTCGCGCTCGGCGCGACCGCCGTCGGCATCAAAGCGGCCCGCAGGTGTGGGGCCTACGCCGCGTTCCGAACCACGAGAGCGGGCGTCGAGGCCGCGCTCGCGACATCCTGCGGCGCGAGCTGGAGATGGTCATGCGCCGAACGGGCACGACGAACCTCGCGAAGATCGACCGCTCGTACGTCGTCGACCGAAGGCGAGGCAAAGATTTTCAGCCCGAGAGGCATCGGAAAGAATGGACTGGAACTGGAGGCCCCGCGATGCGTAAACGCGCCGCCACCCCACCCTTCCCGCTGAAGAGGCCCTCGCAGGTGGGGAGTGGGCAGCGGGTTCTCGCTCTCGTGCTCGCCGCGTCGTTCTCCCCTGCCGCCGCCCCGGTTCCGCCCGACCTCGAGGACGCGCCGCCCAGCGGTTCAGGCGAAGAAGGCGTCGCCGCAGGTCTTGCTCGCACAGGTGCACGACCAGGGGTGGCGCTGGCGCGAAAGAACAGGCCAGTCGACCTCGCGGCGCTCGAGCAGACGATCCACGTTGCGCTTCGTTGCAAAACGACCCCGGCAGGTGTAAGGGGCGACTGA
- a CDS encoding M20/M25/M40 family metallo-hydrolase translates to MDRAELLKPGFDPELRVFARSSSDDKGPIVMFLAVFDILRAKRIDPAFHVKVLLDSEEEVGSPGIAAAVAGNAALLSADAVVLLDGPVHASNRPTLAFGNRGVVAVTLTVYGPRAPLHSGHFGNWVPNPALRLAKLLASMKDEDGRVTVAGYYGRTNLTEADRKALAEVPDDEAALKQRVGISQQEKVGVTYQESLQYPSLNVRGLASASVGEKAANVLPRDAVAELDLRTTVESDPAFLVGLLKKHVEAQGWHLVEKDPTDEERARWPKLARFDAPHPRRPRGSRSTHRWAAGRRRRSAAHGPPRRSCASG, encoded by the coding sequence GTGGACCGCGCCGAGCTCCTGAAGCCCGGCTTCGACCCGGAGCTGCGCGTCTTCGCGCGCTCGTCCTCCGACGACAAGGGGCCGATCGTCATGTTCCTCGCGGTTTTCGACATCCTGCGCGCGAAACGGATCGACCCGGCCTTCCACGTGAAGGTTCTCCTCGACAGCGAGGAGGAGGTCGGCTCGCCCGGCATCGCCGCCGCCGTCGCGGGTAACGCGGCTCTCCTCTCGGCCGACGCCGTCGTCCTCCTCGACGGGCCGGTGCACGCGTCCAACCGCCCGACGCTCGCATTCGGAAACCGCGGCGTCGTCGCCGTCACGCTCACCGTTTACGGGCCGCGCGCGCCGCTGCACAGCGGGCACTTCGGCAACTGGGTGCCCAACCCCGCGCTGCGCCTCGCGAAACTCCTTGCGTCGATGAAGGACGAGGACGGACGGGTTACGGTCGCCGGGTACTACGGGCGCACGAACCTCACCGAAGCGGATCGCAAGGCGCTCGCCGAGGTGCCCGACGACGAGGCCGCGCTGAAACAGAGGGTCGGCATATCGCAGCAGGAAAAGGTCGGCGTCACGTACCAGGAGTCGCTCCAGTACCCGTCCCTCAACGTGCGCGGCCTCGCGTCGGCGAGCGTCGGCGAGAAGGCGGCGAACGTGCTCCCGCGCGACGCCGTCGCCGAGCTGGATCTGCGCACGACCGTCGAGTCCGACCCGGCGTTCCTCGTCGGCCTCCTGAAGAAGCACGTCGAGGCGCAGGGCTGGCACCTCGTCGAGAAGGACCCCACGGACGAGGAGCGCGCGCGCTGGCCGAAGCTCGCGCGATTCGACGCACCGCACCCGAGGAGGCCGCGCGGCAGCCGTTCGACGCACCGGTGGGCCGCTGGGCGGCGGCGGCGCTCGGCGGCGCATGGCCCGCCGCGCCGCTCGTGCGCATCCGGATGA
- a CDS encoding N-acetylmuramoyl-L-alanine amidase translates to MRSGRRPASSWTSPARPEPRPPPRPPRRSRRPPPRTNEDDRRRPGHGGTEEGAKGPGGSLREDATLALARTVVETLQRRGYRVLMTGRRMRPWGSTTGPPPRTPRRRTSSSPSTATRRARPPRTARRSTTCRSTRPTARRPRSPRARTAPRPGRPAREERRGARPRPHPLGLAQNQHLGASARLAEIVQADFNRLLGITTRGVKQAPFRVLIGVNAPAVLVEVSFITDPDEEKKINSEEFRRQGRGHARGQPRDVLPVRRRRRARAVRAEERQELSPVARRFALALVAILALLLGAFVVMRSVRSPKAGAPPAPAPRPTAVVPPTPIPARNVTLFFESKEGDGMLHPEARDVPVAADDVAFLRAVASGVVEGPRSADLVKPFPEGWTLRGAYLLRDGVAVLDVAPPALVKWQAGAHEEDAAVQALAVTVRQEHGGRDARRLPRGGGARRDARARTWTSRTRSRRTYARAARERRPAQTAAGGDTDAGSDAHGDVDAGAATPKPAGPPAKPKGKRRERRTEPSASSTRVWAG, encoded by the coding sequence ATGCGCTCAGGACGCCGCCCCGCCTCGTCGTGGACGTCGCCCGCAAGGCCGGAGCCGCGCCCTCCGCCGCGCCCGCCGCGCCGGTCCCGGCGCCCGCCGCCGCGAACGAACGAAGACGATCGTCGTCGACCCGGCCACGGCGGAACCGAGGAAGGGGCGAAGGGGCCGGGCGGCTCGCTTCGAGAAGACGCGACGCTCGCGCTCGCGAGGACGGTCGTCGAGACGCTCCAGCGCCGCGGGTACCGCGTCCTCATGACCGGACGACGGATGCGACCGTGGGGCTCGACGACCGGGCCGCCGCCGCGAACGCCGCGAAGGCGGACGTCTTCCTCTCCATCCACTGCAACGCGTCGCGCGCGGCCTCCGCGCACGGCACGGAGGTCTACTACCTGTCGCTCGACGCGTCCGACCGCGCGGCGGCCGCGCTCGCCGAGAGCGAGAACCGCGCCGCGCCCGGGGCGGCCAGCGCGAGAAGAACGCCGCGGTGCGCGACCTCGACCTCATCCTCTGGGACTCGCGCAGAACCAGCACCTCGGCGCGTCCGCGCGCCTCGCCGAGATCGTGCAGGCCGACTTCAACCGCCTGCTCGGGATCACGACGCGCGGCGTGAAGCAGGCGCCGTTCCGCGTCCTCATCGGCGTGAACGCGCCCGCGGTGCTCGTCGAGGTGTCGTTCATCACGGACCCCGACGAGGAGAAGAAGATCAATTCCGAGGAGTTCCGCCGGCAGGGTCGCGGACACGCTCGCGGGCAGCCTCGAGACGTACTTCCGGTCCGCCGACGGCGCCGCGCCCGTGCCGTACGCGCCGAAGAACGGCAAGAGCTGAGTCCCGTGGCCCGCCGCTTCGCGCTCGCGCTCGTCGCGATCCTCGCCCTGCTCCTCGGTGCGTTCGTCGTGATGCGGAGCGTCAGGAGCCCGAAGGCCGGCGCGCCGCCCGCTCCCGCGCCTCGCCCGACGGCCGTCGTGCCGCCGACGCCGATCCCCGCGCGCAACGTGACGCTGTTCTTCGAGTCGAAGGAGGGCGACGGCATGCTGCACCCCGAGGCGCGCGACGTGCCCGTGGCCGCGGACGACGTCGCGTTCCTGCGGGCGGTGGCGTCCGGCGTCGTCGAGGGGCCCCGCAGCGCCGACCTCGTCAAGCCGTTTCCCGAGGGCTGGACGCTGCGCGGTGCGTACCTCCTGCGCGACGGCGTGGCCGTCCTCGACGTCGCGCCGCCCGCTCTCGTGAAATGGCAGGCCGGCGCGCACGAGGAGGACGCCGCCGTGCAGGCGCTCGCCGTCACGGTCCGGCAAGAACATGGCGGGCGTGACGCGCGTCGTCTTCCTCGTGGCGGGGGAGCCCGCCGAGACGCTCGCGCCAGGACGTGGACCTCGCGCACCCGATCGCGCCGGACTTACGCGCGCGCCGCCCGGGAACGCCGCCCGGCGCAGACCGCCGCCGGCGGCGACACGGACGCCGGCTCCGACGCCCACGGCGACGTCGACGCCGGCGCCGCGACCCCGAAGCCGGCGGGGCCGCCCGCGAAGCCGAAGGGGAAACGACGTGAGCGACGAACGGAGCCATCGGCCTCTTCGACTCGGGTTTGGGCGGGCTGA